A stretch of the Uranotaenia lowii strain MFRU-FL chromosome 3, ASM2978415v1, whole genome shotgun sequence genome encodes the following:
- the LOC129753034 gene encoding uncharacterized protein LOC129753034 has translation MVDPNPPWGHKTPTSKQNYGRSLPTWMDPKGLHGEVQFLILSAQENFKLPSNPFVVSKSIDRVVGRIYGANPINNGEAYLLKIRSIEQANNLQGLTELIDGTKIVIAPHPTLNTCQRVVSCREAVGLSDEEIQENLADQGVTKVYRFIKKIDGKSIPTNSMVLTIKGTVAPDFIYFGYIRTPTRPYYPRPLICLKCGKFGHSKLRCQQPVKCLNCGESPSHEDCSKEPHCLNCDGPHPTMSRSCPVQKEEQEIVKIRVDLGIPQGAAVKEFRKRQKVGQTTSNIQQRLSNPAEEEKAKDLRILQLEQQIHKLTTQLQQLLAVPEQESTTETETDNSETTTITCSSQDSKTTKRSRRNRRSKDDKPAKRNSTPKKQCLESDSKPGPSKPCNTQSPIQQQTGLQGAGIAIKIGFPFVHLPINSSLNVVAIRLNSPIEISIVSLYISPKVSYQEFRNQLEDILSQVPAPVLLLGDFNAHSTEWGCSHTDRKGSLLEDLVMNKNLTILNNSLPTRICPVTGNTSAIDLSIVSWNMGSKFNWKVLDDCFGSDHFPISIFLEPSTPGSIIRPRWKYDGADWIGYQIDLEQSLEREPPHNTETFSKLITDTARKHIPRTTGVPGRPSVPWWNSEVRKAIKLRRKTMRFLKRLDNDDPRKETALLEFKAARSSARSVVKKAKQDCWKQFLEEINPSTPSSKLWEKIKRLNGVNRTSQFHLLLNQQYTNDPAILADSFCNFFSSISSPDHNSQHTTIDFSTNLHLDYNTDFSKKELDKALEKGKGNSAGMDEIGYPLLRNLPPIGRAILLNILNEIWHSGDIPNQWKQGLVIPIPKPNQDLHQLNSYRPITLLECMGKILERMVKRRLVSILEKDNRFDYRQFGFRPGLATDDHLTTLESILENALSNNRHVECLSLDLSKAFDRVSRYRILSSIREWGIVGRMGNYIQSFLTNRTARVFIDGKYSSPRVIHDGVPQGSVIAPTLFLIGLQSVFRIVPEDTEILAYADDLILISSSPYSRIARKKLQLAVDKISTWAPTVGFTFAPEKSKLMHLGPHRKRLRKIPPLKMQNKNIPLVRSARILGVWIDDQLRFTKHINCVRNAAKRKLNILKKLCCSNWAGSRSSLHLFVHGWLLPTILHGVGFFSRGPEKVLEKLEPLYNQAIRYISGCFKSSPIPSVMVESGQLPFKYILTKALSIKAIRWLSLNRNQEVPMVHRAQMFLNRIQASIPAICPRYDPRLQKWNASTPKVDLSLLSKIKAGTNPSYVLPHFYHLVERKYKDVPKLYTDGSKTLDGRVGCGITSENINVSLPLPSICSVFSSEAFSLLSAAQNYCPTTQSVIFSDSASVLKAVSVGNIKHPWIVTLSEVAIQKGITLCWIPGHSNIAGNERADHLAAAGSQLDPQNQTIPSPDALKWVKRHITLAWSQTWNIIAQNKLREVKNTTEAWIDRASFRERRILTRLRIGHTRLTHGYLMAMDDPPMCVACQVQLSIKHILLNCPCYQQARIESGLGNSLRQILSNCPIEEKKIILFLQKSDNG, from the exons ATGGTGGATCCCAATCCACCTTGGGGCCACAAAACCCCTACATCCAAACAAAATTATGGACGATCTCTTCCCACCTGGATGGATCCTAAAGGATTGCACGGTGAAGTTCAGTTCTTGATCCTAAGTGCCCAAGAAAACTTCAAACTACCCAGCAACCCTTTTGTTGTTTCCAAATCCATCGACCGAGTGGTCGGGAGGATTTACGGAGCAAACCCCATTAACAACGGAGAAGCTTATCTGCTGAAAATCAGAAGCATTGAACAGGCCAATAACTTGCAAGGATTAACGGAACTGATCGACGGAACGAAAATTGTCATCGCACCCCACCCAACACTCAACACATGCCAACGGGTTGTTTCCTGTCGTGAGGCCGTCGGGCTTTCAGACGAGGAAATCCAGGAAAACCTAGCCGACCAGGGCGTTACTAAAGTTTATCGTTTCATAAAGAAAATCGACGGCAAATCTATTCCTACAAATTCCATGGTCCTGACCATAAAAGGAACTGTAGCACCAGACTTCATCTACTTCGGGTACATTCGCACTCCTACCCGACCATACTATCCGAGACCACTCATCTGCCTGAAATGCGGAAAGTTTGGTCATTCGAAGCTGAGATGTCAACAACCTGTGAAGTGCTTGAACTGTGGGGAATCTCCTTCCCATGAAGACTGCTCCAAAGAACCACACTGTCTGAACTGTGATGGGCCCCACCCTACTATGAGCCGCTCCTGTCCAGTTCAGAAAGAGGAACAGGAAATAGTCAAGATCCGTGTAGACTTGGGAATACCACAAGGAGCCGCGGTCAAAGAATTCCGGAAACGTCAAAAGGTTGGCCAAACAACTAGCAATATCCAGCAACGTCTCTCAAATCCTGCAGAAGAAGAAAAGGCAAAAGACCTAAGAATTTTACAACTTGAACAACAAATACATAAACTCACAACGCAACTCCAACAACTGTTAGCTGTACCAGAACAGGAATCAACCACCGAAACAGAAACTGACAACTCAGAAACCACTACCATCACCTGCAGCAGCCAAGACTCCAAAACAACCAAACGCAGCCGACGCAACCGTAGGTCCAAAGATGACAAACCTGCCAAAAGAAATTCAACTCCGAAGAAACAGTGCCTTGAATCCGACTCCAAACCAGGCCCATCCAAACCTTGCAACACCCAATCCCCCATTCAACAACAGACCG GCCTACAAGGCGCTGGAATTGCCATCAAAATTGGATTCCCTTTCGTTCACCTGCCCATCAATTCATCACTCAATGTAGTTGCCATACGTCTTAACTCTCCTATCGAGATTTCAATCGTTTCACTCTATATCTCTCCCAAAGTGTCATATCAAGAATTCAGAAACCAATTAGAAGATATATTGAGTCAAGTACCCGCACCTGTCCTCCTTCTGGGTGACTTCAATGCTCACTCTACAGAATGGGGTTGTTCCCACACCGACCGAAAAGGATCGTTACTTGAAGACCTcgtaatgaataaaaatttgaccaTCCTCAACAACTCTCTCCCCACCCGAATCTGCCCCGTAACCGGTAACACATCTGCTATAGATCTTAGCATTGTTTCCTGGAATATGGGTTCTAAATTCAATTGGAAAGTCCTGGATGATTGTTTTGGCAGTGATCATTTCCCTATCTCGATATTCTTGGAACCCTCGACTCCCGGTTCCATCATCAGACCTCGGTGGAAATATGATGGTGCCGACTGGATTGGCTATCAAATAGACCTCGAACAAAGTCTGGAAAGAGAACCCCCACACAACACTGaaactttttccaaactaaTCACCGACACAGCTCGAAAGCATATTCCTAGAACCACCGGAGTCCCCGGTAGACCCTCGGTCCCCTGGTGGAACTCAGAAGTCCGAAAAGCGATCAAACTCCGTCGAAAAACAATGAGATTTCTCAAACGTCTTGACAACGACGATCCACGCAAAGAAACTGCTCTTCTGGAGTTTAAGGCAGCACGTTCGTCAGCCCGTTCCGTTGTCAAAAAGGCCAAACAGGATTGCTGGAAACagtttttggaagaaatcaACCCATCAACCCCCTCTTCCAAACTAtgggaaaaaatcaaacgtCTCAATGGTGTCAATAGGACCAGTCAATTCCATCTTCTTCTCAACCAACAATACACCAATGATCCTGCAATACTTGCGGActctttttgcaattttttctctTCCATCTCCTCCCCGGATCACAACTCTCAACATACTACAATAGACTTCTCCACCAACCTACACCTCGACTATAACACcgatttcagcaaaaaagaactGGATAAAGCCCTtgaaaaaggaaaaggaaaCTCTGCTGGAATGGATGAAATCGGGTATCCTTTGCTTAGAAATCTTCCACCAATAGGGAGAGCTATTCTCCTCAACATCCTAAATGAGATCTGGCACAGTGGAGATATTCCCAACCAATGGAAACAAGGACTTGTAATTCCCATTCCCAAACCAAACCAGGACTTACACCAGCTGAACAGCTATCGTCCCATTACACTCCTTGAATGTATGGGCAAAATCCTTGAGCGTATGGTTAAACGGAGATTAGTTTCTATCCTCGAGAAAGATAACCGCTTTGATTATcgacaatttggttttcgtcctGGTCTCGCTACCGACGATCACTTAACAACATTGGAAAGCATATTGGAAAATGCCCTATCAAATAACCGACATGTAGAATGTTTATCCCTCGATCTGTCGAAAGCCTTCGATCGAGTAAGCCGCTACAGAATTCTCTCCTCGATCAGAGAATGGGGGATTGTGGGTAGAATGGGAAATTACATACAAAGCTTCCTAACAAACAGAACAGCGAGAGTATTCATAGACGGTAAATACTCGTCACCCCGAGTCATACATGACGGAGTACCTCAAGGTTCGGTGATAGCTCCAACGCTTTTCCTGATCGGCTTACAATCCGTTTTTAGGATCGTGCCTGAAGATACCGAAATATTGGCCTACGCTGACGACCTCATCTTAATATCATCCTCTCCATACTCCCGCATTGCTCGGAAAAAGCTTCAACTAGCCGTCGACAAGATTTCCACCTGGGCCCCTACAGTTGGATTCACCTTTGCACCGGAAAAATCCAAACTGATGCACCTAGGTCCTCATAGAAAAAGATTGCGTAAGATCCCTCCGCTGAAAATGCAGAACAAGAACATTCCCCTGGTTCGGTCAGCCCGAATTCTTGGGGTCTGGATAGACGACCAACTTCGTTTCACCAAACACATCAACTGCGTCCGTAACGCCGCCAAAAGAAAGCTGAATATTCTCAAAAAACTCTGCTGCTCGAACTGGGCGGGATCTCGCTCATCATTACATCTGTTTGTCCACGGATGGTTGCTACCAACAATTCTCCATGGAGTCGGTTTTTTTAGCCGAGGACCCGAAAAAGTACTGGAAAAATTGGAACCGTTGTACAACCAGGCAATCCGTTACATAAGTGGTTGTTTCAAAAGTAGCCCTATTCCATCAGTGATGGTGGAAAGTGGGCAGTTACCGTTTAAATACATCCTTACAAAGGCTCTTTCTATCAAGGCTATCAGATGGTTATCGTTGAATCGGAATCAGGAAGTTCCTATGGTTCATCGTgcacaaatgtttttaaacagAATCCAAGCCTCTATACCTGCCATCTGTCCTCGATACGACCCAAGGTTGCAAAAATGGAATGCGTCCACTCCCAAAGTAGACCTGTCTCTGCTTTCCAAAATAAAGGCTGGCACAAATCCGTCCTATGTACTGCCTCATTTCTACCATCTTGTCGAACGGAAATACAAAGACGTCCCAAAATTGTACACCGATGGATCGAAAACGCTCGATGGGAGAGTGGGTTGTGGTATTACGAGCGAGAACATAAATGTCTCACTTCCTCTGCCATCGATCTGCTCGGTCTTTAGCTCTGAAGCATTCTCTCTACTGTCAGCTGCCCAAAATTATTGCCCAACTACACAATCCGTGATCTTCTCGGATTCAGCCAGTGTTTTGAAAGCGGTTTCTGTGGGAAACATCAAACATCCATGGATAGTTACTCTGTCAGAAGTCGCCATCCAGAAAGGTATAACGCTGTGCTGGATTCCCGGACACTCAAACATTGCCGGCAATGAACGAGCGGACCACCTTGCGGCAGCTGGTAGTCAACTCGATCCCCAAAACCAAACGATTCCCTCCCCTGACGCTTTGAAATGGGTAAAACGACACATCACATTAGCATGGTCCCAGACCTGGAACATTATAGCCCAGAATAAATTGAGagaagtaaaaaatactacTGAAGCATGGATCGACCGAGCATCTTTTCGAGAAAGGCGAATACTGACACGGCTTCGTATAGGTCACACCCGGTTGACCCACGGATACCTGATGGCCATGGATGACCCTCCTATGTGTGTTGCCTGCCAGGTCCAACTCAGCATAAAACATATTCTTCTAAACTGCCCTTGCTACCAGCAAGCTAGGATCGAGTCCGGTCTTGGGAACAGTCTTAGACAGATCCTATCCAACTGTCCCATCGAAGAGAAGAAAATTATACTGTTTCttcaaaaaa